The sequence ACGGCCAGCGCCCGCGCTGCTGGCGTCGCTGGAGCGCATCACCGCCGCCGCCTTCGGCCAGAGGCGCAAGATGCTGCGGTCGAGCCTCAAAGCGCTGGGCGGCGAGACCCTGTGCGAGGCAGCCGGCATAGCCGCCGACCGCCGCGCCGAGACCATCCCTGTTTCTGGGTTCCTCGATCTGGCCCAAGCCCTGCTACAAAGGGACTGAGGCCCGCGCCTCAACTCAGTTTTTCGTCGAGCAGCTTCTGCACCAACGGTTTGAGCCAGGGGTTGCGCGCCCGCTTCAGGCGTTCGGCATGATAGATGTGTGCGAGGTCGGCATAGGCCTGATCGAAATCGTCGTTCAGGATCACGTAGTCGTACTCGGCCCACATGGCGATCTCGCCATAAGCGCGGCCGAGCCGGCGCTGGATCACGTCCTCGGCGTCCTGGGCCCTGGCATGCAAACGGCGGCTGAGGTCGGCCATGGACGGCGGCAGGATGAACACCCGCACCACATCGGCCGGCGCGGCCTGGGCGATGCTCATCGCCCCCTGCCAGTCGATGTCGAACAGCACGTCCCGCCCCTGCTCGAGAGCGGCCATCACCGGCGCGCGCGGGCTGCCATAGCGATGCTCGTGCACCTCAGCCCATTCCAGGAAGGCGTCCTCGCCGATCATGGCGTGGAAGCGGGCCGGATCGACGAAGTGATATTCCCGTCCGTCGTGCTCCCCGGGGCGCGGGCCGCGGGTGGTGGCGGAAATCGAGAGCTCGAGGTCCGCATGGTCCGCCACCAGGCGCCGCGAGAGCGAGGTCTTGCCAGCGCCCGAGGGGCTGGAGATCACCAGCATCAGGCCGCGGCGTTGGCGGGGGCGGTCATTCGACATTCTGCACCTGCTCGCGCAACTGATCGATGGTCGCTTTCAACTCCAGCCCCACCGCGGTCAAGGCCGTGGTCGCCGATTTCGAGCAGAGGGTGTTGGCCTCGCGCATGAATTCCTGGGTCAGGAAGTCCAGCTTGCGGCCGACGGGGTCGTCCGTCGCCAAAAGGGTGCGGGCGGCGGCCACGTGGCTTGTCAGCCGGTCCAACTCCTCGCGCACGTCGGCGCGGCTGGCGAGGGCCGCGGCCTCCTGCACGACGCGCTCCTGCAGGTCGGCTCGCTCGCCGAGCAGTTCGGCCATGCGCCGTTCGAAGCGCTCCTTGAGTACGACAGGCTGGGCCTTGGCCTCGCCCTCGGCCTGGGCGACCAGGGTCTCGATCTTGTCGGCCAAGGCCGCCAGCACCGGCGCCAGCGCGGCGCCTTCCTCAAGGCGGGCCACCTTCAGCCCATCGAGAGCCTCCGCCAGGCTCGCGGCCATGGCCGCCTCGACGGCGGCGCGGACCTCCGCATCCTCGCCCTCGTCGCTGGCCTCGATCACCCCGCGCAGGGCTAGAATGCCGTCAAAAGCCGGCGGGCTGGCCCGGCCGTCCCGCACATAGGGCTCGGCCAGGGCGAGAAAGGCCTCCAGCTGCGTGGCGTTGACGCGCACCGCGCCGAGCCCCTCGGCCCGCTTGGCCTGCAGGGCGATATTGATCTGGCCGCGCTGGAAGCGGGCCTGGGCGGCGTCGCGGGCGGCCCGGTCCAGGCTATCGAAGCCCGGCGGCCCGCGGAAGCGCGCCTCCAGGCTGCGTCCGTTGACCGAGCGCGCCTCCACCGTCCAGCTCCAGGCGCCCTCGGCCCCATCGGCCCTGGCAAAGCCGGTCATACCAGAGATCGCCATCTCAGCGCCCCGCCGTCTTGGTCTGAGCGTGCTGCTGGGCGTGAATCGCCCGCCAGTGCTCCACGTTCTTGTTGTGCGCCTCGAGCGTCGAGGCGAAGGCGTGCCCGCCCGTGCCGTCGGCGACGAAATAGAGATCGTTGGAGTCCGGCGGGTCCAGCACCGCCGCCAGGGACGCCCTGCCGGGGTTGCAGATCGGCGTCGGGGGCAGGCCGTCGATATGATAGGTGTTGTAGGGCGTCACGCTGTCCAGCTCCGGCTTGGTCGGCTCTCGCGCGGGCGGCCGGCCGGGATTGACGCCATAGGTGACGGTCGGGTCGGAACCCAAGGGAATGTGCTGGCGCAGGCGGTTTTCGAACACCGCCGCCACATGGGGCCGCTCGTCCGCCACCGCGGTCTCTTTCTCCACGATCGAGGCCAGGATCACCGCCTGCTCCGGCGTCTCGACCGGCAGATTGCCCTTGCGCTGGGCCCACAGGGTGCGCAGCAGGGTGTCGCGGGCGTCCATCATCCGTTGCAGCACCGCGCCCCGGTCCTCGCCGCGGCGGACCTCGTAGGTCTCCGGTAGGATTGTCCCCTCGGCTGGCGCCGGCGCAGCCCCGGTCAGCACGGGGCTGGCCATCAGGATGTCGACCGCCTCCTCCGAGGTGAGGCCTTCGGGGATGGTGATCATGTGGTGGACGATGTCGCCGCGGCGGATCTTGTCGATCACGCTGGCGAGCGAGGCATGGGTCGGGAATTCATATTCGCCGGCCTTCAGCCGCTTGGCCGCGCCGCTGACCTGGGCGGCGGCGATGAACACCGCCGGCGAACGGATCACGCCGGCGCCGCGCAGGGTGGCGGCGATCTCGCTGATGCCGCCGCCTTGGCGCAGAACCACGGTGGTCGAGCCATCATGCGCCGCCGCCGGCCCCGGCCCCTGGTAGAGCCAGAGGCCCAGGCCCAGCATCACCACCGCCAGCACGACCAGGGTGGTCGCCGCGCTGCCGAAGGCGATGCCCAGCCGGCGCAGCAGGGGCAGGTCCGCAGACCGCTTGGCTTTGGGGGCTGGCCTCCTACCGCTCACGAGACCTTCTTCAACACCAGGGAGGCGTTGGTGCCGCCGAACCCGAAGCTGTTGGACAGGGCGATGTCGATCTTCATCGGCTTGGCCTTGTGCGGCACAAGGTCGATGGCGGTCTCGACGGAGGGGTTGTCGAGGTTGATGGTCGGCGGGGCGATCTGGTCGCGGATGGCGAGGACGGTGAAGGCCGCCTCGACCGCGCCTGCGGCGCCCAGCAGGTGACCAATCGCCGACTTGGTCGAGGACATGGCCACCTTGCCGGCCGCCTGGCCCAGGATGCGCTCCACCGCGCCCAGTTCGATCTCGTCGCCCAGAGGCGTCGAGGTGCCGTGGGCGTTGATGTAGTCGATGTCGGACGCATCGATCCCGGCCCGGGCGATGGCCGCCTTCATGGCGCGGAAGCCGCCGTCGCCATCCTCGGCCGGAGCGGTGATGTGATAGGCGTCGCCGGCCAGGCCGTAGCCGACCACCTCGGCATAGATCTTGGCCCCGCGCGCCTTGGCGTGCTCGTACTCTTCCAGCACCAGGACACCGGCGCCCTCGCCCATGACGAAGCCGTCGCGATCCTTATCATAGGGACGCGAGCCTTTTTCCGGCTCGTCGTTGAAGCTGGTGGACATGGCGCGGCAGGCGATGAAGCCCGCGATGCCAATCTTGCACACCGCCGCCTCGGCGCCGCCAGCGATCATTACGTCCGCATCGTCCCACTGGATCAGCCGGGCCGCGTCGCCGATCGCGTGCGCGCCGGTGGCGCAGGCCGTGACGACGGCGTGGTTCGGCCCTTTGAAACCGTAGCGGATCGAGACCTGGCCCGAGGCCAGGTTGATCAAAGCCGAGGGAATGAAGAAGGGGCTGACCCGGCGGGGACCCTTCTGCTCCAGTTCGACCGCAGTGTCGGCGATGGCTGAGAGGCCGCCGATGCCCGAGCCGATCATCACGCCGGTGCGCTCGCGGCTCTCCTCGTCCTCGGGCATCCAATTGGCGTCCCGCACGGCTTCGTCGGCGGCGGCCATGGCGTAGAGGATGAAATCGTCGACCCGGCGCTGATCCTTGGGCGACATGGTCTGGTCCGGATCGAAGCTGCCGGGCACGTCAGGCCCGCCGCCGCCGCGCCCGTCGACGCGCGGCACCTCGCAGGCGATCTTGCAGGCGTAGTCGGTGGGGTCGAAGGCCGAGATGCGGTTGGCGCCCGACTTGCCGGCCAGGATCGCCTGCCAGCTGACATCGACGCCGTAGCCGAGGGGGGTGATCAGGCCGAGGCCGGTGACGACGACACGGCGCATGCGAGGCTCCTTACGCTGGAGCGGAACGGCGCCCAGCTACGCTGCGCCCGCGGCCCGCTCTGAACCCTTCGAAACGGCCCGCCGGGGAATCAGTCGGGCCGACCAACAAATACATAAGCCGCCGCCCGCGAAATTGCGCGCGGCGCGACGGCTCATGCGAGATCGAAATTGGTTTCGGCGAGCCGATCAGGCGCCCAGGCGCTCGTCGATGAACTTCACCGCATCGCCGACCGTCTGGATATGCTCGGCGGCGTCATCCGGGATTTCGATATCGAACTCTTCTTCGAAGGCCATGACCAGCTCGACGTTGTCGAGGCTGTCGGCGCCCAGGTCGTCGATGAAGGAGGCCTTTTCAGTGACCTTCTCCGGATCGGCGTCCAGGTGCTCGATCACGATCTTACGCACGCGTTCGAGAGTGTCGGACATACGAAGTAATCCCTTGTTGTTCGTGGACGCGGGCGGCGACGCCGGCGCGACTTGAAGAAAACCTATTGCTCGGCCGTCGCAGTTTGACCGGAACAGCTGATCGGGCATCGCCCTAGCATGTTCCTTTAGGCCCGACTAGACGCCCCCCTAAAGCGGCTAGACCATGGCCATGCCGCCGTTCACATGCAAGGTCTGGCCTGTGACATAGGCTCCCGAGGCCGCGGCCAGGTAAACACACGCAGCGGCGACATCGTCTCCGCCTCCCAGCCGGCCGGCGGGAATCTTCGACATGATTCCCTCCTTCTGCTGATCGGTCAGGGCGTCGGTCATGGGACTCGCGATAAAACCAGGCGCGACGCAATTCACAGTGACGTTACGGCTCGCCACCTCCTGGGCCAGGGACTTGGAAAAGCCGATCATGCCGGCCTTAGAGGCGGCATAGTTGGCCTGACCCGGATTGCCGGTCACGCCGACCACAGAGGTGACGCCAATGATTCGGCCCCAACGGCGCTTCATCATCCCCTTCAGCGCGGCGCGCGACAGGCGGAAATAGGATTCGAGGTTCACCCGCAGCACCGCCTCCCAGTCCTCGTCCTTCATGCGCAGGAGCAGGCCGTCCTTGGTGATCCCCGCATTGGCGACCAGGATGTCGACCTGGCCGGTCCCGGCGGCCTCGGCCGCGCCGATCAGCCCGTCGACCGCCGCCGGGTCGGAGAGGTTGCAGGCGGCGACGCTGGCGCGCTCGCCGAGTTCGGACGCCAGGCCGCCCAGCACCTCGGCGCGGGTGCCCGACAGCACCACGTGCGCGCCCTGGGCGTGGAAGGCCCGCGCGATCGCCCCGCCGATGCCGCCGGTGGCCCCGGTGACGAGCGCGGTCTTGCCGGATAGGTCGAACATCAGATCCTGCTCCCCTCAGAGCGACTTGGCGAAAGCTTCGAGATCGGCCGGCGCGTTCAACGCCAGGGCCTCGGCGTCGGGGGCGATGCGCTTGGCCATGCCGGTCAGCACCTTGCCTGCGCCGGCCTCGGCGAAGCGGGTGACCCCGCCCTCGCCCGCCAGCCATTCCATGCTCTCGCGCCAGCGGACGCGGCCGGTGACCTGTTCGACCAGCAGGCGGCGGATAACCTCGGCGTCCAGGGTGGGCCTGGCCAGCACATTGGCCACCAGCGGCGCGCGCGGAGCGCTGATCCGCGCCTCGGCCAGGGCGGCGGCCATCTCGTCGGCCGCGGGCTGCATCAGGGGGCAGTGGAACGGCGCCGAGACGTTCAGCGGGATGGCCCGCGCGCCCAGGGCCTTGGCCGCCTCGATGGCCTTGTCCACTGCCGTCTTGGCGCCGGAGATCACCACATTGCCGACATTGTTGTCGTTGGCCACGACGCAGACCCCGACCTCTGCGCCCGCCGCCGCCGCGGCCTCGGCCAGGGCGAGGTCGGTCTTGGGCCCGATCAGCGAGGCCATGGCCCCCTCGCCCACCGGAACCGCTCGCTGCATGGCCTGGCCGCGCAGTTTCAGGAGGCGCGCGGTGTCGGCCAGCGGGATCGCGCCCGCAGCGGCCAGGGCGGAATATTCGCCCAGGCTGTGACCGGCGACGAAGGCGGCCTTGTCGATGCCGAGGCCGAACTCCTGCTCCAGGGTGCGGATCACCGCCAGGCTGACCGCCATCAGGGCCGGCTGCGCGTTCTCGGTCAGGGTCAGGTCCTCGATCGGACCCTCGCGCATCAACTTGGACAGGGACTGCTTAAGGGCCTCGTCCACCTCTTCGAACACGGCGCGCGCCGGGGCGAAGGCCTCGGCCAGGTCGGCGCCCATGCCGACGGCCTGGCTGCCCTGGCCGGGGAAAAGAAAGGCGAGAGACATGGGGCCGCTCCTTGAATGGCGGGTCGATTCAGTGGCGCGAGGGTTAGGTCAATCCAGGGCGGGCGGCAAGCGCGGGCGAAATTCCGCTGGTTTGCAGTGATCCGCTGGCGTGCCATGGTCGTAGCGCGCCCAGGTATGGTCAGCCGCAAAGGCCGGAGGAACTCCAATGAAGAAGACACTGCTCGCCCTGACGCTCAGCTGCGCCCTGGCCTCGCCCGCCTTCGCCGCCCTGGCTCCAGGCGCCGCGGCCCCGGACTTCGTGGCTCCCGCCTTCCTAGCCGGCAAGCCGTTCGATTTCCATCTGAACGACGCGCTGAAGAAAGGCCCGGTGGTCCTGTACTTCTTCCCCGCCGCCCACACCTCGGGCTGCAACCTGGAAGCCCACCTGTTCGCCGAGGCGGTAGACCAGTTCAAGGCCCAGGGCGCGACCGTGATCGGCGTCACCGCCGGCAACACCGACCAGCTCGGCGCCTTCTCCGCCGAGACCGAGCACTGCTCGGGCAAGTTCCCGGTAGCCGCCGACGCCGACCTGAAGATCGGCAAGGAATACGATTCCAAGCTGGTGCTGCGGCCCGGTTGGACGGATCGCACGTCCTATGTGATCACCCCCGACCACAAGGTTCTGTTCGCTTACAGCGACCTCAAGGCGGACAAGCACGTCGACGAGACGCTGGCGGCGGTGAAGGCCTGGCGAGCCAAGCATCCGGGGTAAGCTGCTCTCCTCGTCGGAATCAGCGGGTGTGGGGGACATGAAGAACAAGAAGATTGGGTGCGCGGCCGCACTCGCGTTTACCGCGGCCGTCTCCGCCTCCTCCGCCCAAGCTCAGACCCAAGCCCTCAAACCCGCCTTCGAGGCCCAGCTGAAGCAGCACGGCGTCGTCGGCGGCGGCTTGGCGTTTGTTCACGGCCCCGCCCCTGCGGCCTTGATCCTGAGCGGCGACGCCCGCACCGAGCCACGCCAGGCGATCGACGCCGAGACCGCCTACAACTGGGCCTCGATCACCAAGACCTTCACCGCCATCGCCATCCTGCAGTTGCGCGACCGGGGCCTGCTGTCGCTGGACGATCCGATCACCAAGTACGTGCCCGAGCTGCGCCAGGTCCATGACGCCTACGGCTCGCCCGACGCCATCACCATCCGCCAGCTCCTGACCCACAGCGCCGGCTTCCGCAATCCGACCTGGCCCTGGGACTGCGACGACGCCAAGGACTGCACCTGGCAGCCCTTCGAGCCGACCCGGTGGACCCAGGTTGCGGCCATGCTGCCCTATACGCATGTCGCCTTCCCGCCCGGCAGCCGCTGGAGCTACTCCAACCCCGGCTATGTGTTCCTGGGCCAGGTGATCGAGCGGCTGAGCGGTGACGATTTCGAGGTCTATGTTGACAAGAATATCCTGAAGCCCCTCGGCATGGCCGACAGCTACTTCGACCGCGCGCCCTATTTCCTGCAGGGCCACGTCTCGGCGAGCTGGCTGCGAGCGGGATCGCGTCTGGAGGCGCAGCCGTTCGACTACGACACCGGGATCACCACCTCGAACAGCGGGCTCAAGGCCCCGCTTCCCGACATGGTCAAGTACCTGCGCTTCCTGGTCGGCGAACCAGGCAATGCGCGCTACGAGACGGTGCTGAAGCGCAGCTCGCTGGAGGAGATGTGGCGCGGCGAGGTCCCGGTCACGGAGCCTGGCGAAGCCGCCACCGCCTATACCGAAACCTCAGGCGGCAAGCCGCCGATGATGGGCCTGGGCTTCTTTGTCATGGAGCGGAACGGCCATCGCTACATCTATCACGACGGCGACCAGGCCGGCTTTTCCTCCGAGCTCCTGGTCGATCCCGACGGCAAGAGCGCGGCCATCCTGGTGGTCAACACCACCGACACAGGGGCCGAAACACCGGCCAGCACCCACGCCATCTCCAATACCGACCCAGACCCGGCGACGGACCTGCGCAAGTCGATGCGGGCCGCGCTGGTCGACAAGGTGTTCCCTGCCGCCGCCAAGGCTCCGTGAACAGCCCTTGCAAAAACCCGCGTATTCCCGTATTAGCGCGCCCTCTCCGGAAGGCGGTCTTTCGCGGTTCTTCCAGTTTTCGGGCGTTCGGCCCGGAACGCCGCGACAAGAGCCATCGTATCCCAGCCAGCTTCCGAGGCTAGGACGCGCCGCCTTCCACAGCGGAAGAAGGACATCATGGCTTTCTACGAGCACGTGGTCATTGCGCGGCAGGACATCTCCCCGCAACAGGCCGAAGCGCTGAACGATCAGCTGAAGCACCTCATCGAAGAGGGCGGCGGCCACATCGCCAAGATCGAATACTGGGGTCTGCGCAACCTCACCTACCGCATCAAGAAGAACCGGAAGGGTCACTACTCCCTCCTGGCCATCGACGCCCCTGCGGCGGCGGTGAAGGAGATGGAGCGCCAGCTGTCGATCAACGAAGACGTGCTGCGCTACATGACCGTGCGGGTCGAAGAACTGGACCTGGAGCTGTCGCCGGTCCTGGCGCGTCGCGACCGTGATCGCGGCGAGCGGGGCGACCGCGAGGGCGGCGAGCGCCCCCCGCGTCGTGAATTCGAAGACGTTCCGGCCTAAAGGACACAGATCATGACCGATGTTGCTCCCGAAGCCGGCGCGCCCGCCGGCGGCGCCCGTCGCCCCTTCTTCCGCCGCCGCAAGGTGTGCCCGTTCTCCGGCGCCAACGCCCCGAAGATCGACTACAAGGACGTCAAGCTCCTGCAGCGCTACGTCTCCGAGCGCGGCAAGATCGTGCCGTCGCGCATCACCGCGGTCTCGGCCAAGAAGCAGCGCGAACTGGCCAAGGCCATCAAGCGCGCCCGCTTCCTCGCCCTGCTCCCCTACGTCGTGAAGTAAGGAGCGGACACCCATGAAAGTCATTCTGCTCGAACGCGTCGAGCGCCTGGGTCACCTGGGCGACGTGGTCAATGTGAAGGACGGCTTCGCCCGTAACTTCCTGTTGCCCCGTTCCAAGGCCCTGCGCGCAACCTCGGCGAACATGAAGGTCTTCGAAGGCCAGCGCGCCGACATCGAAGCCCGCAACCAGAAGGCTCGCGACGCGGCCTCGAACGCCGGCGAAAAGCTGGACGGGACCTCATATGTCCTGATCCGCCAGGCGGGCGAGAGCGGCCAGCTCTACGGCTCGGTCTCGGGCCGCGACGTGGCCGACGCGGTCAACGCCGAAGGCGGCAAGATCGACCGCTCGATGGTCTCGCTGGACAAGCCGATCAAGACCCTGGGCGTGCACCAGGTGAAGGTGAAGCTGCACGCGGAGGTCACCGTTACGGTCAGCATCAACATCGCGCGCAGCCAGGACGAAGCCGAGCGTCAGGCGCGCGGCGAGAACGTCATCGCCGCGGCCTTCGAAGAAGAGGCTCGCCTCGACGCCGAAGCCGCTGCGGACATGCTGGAAGGCGGCGCCGGACAGCTGGGCGAAGACCGCGACTTCGCCTGAAGCGCGACCTGACCCACAGATCAAGGCGGCTCCGCAAGGGGCCGCCTTTTTTGTTCTTGCCGCCGGCAACAAGCTGAGCGTTGATATCAGTCCACAGCCGCCATGATCGCTGGGGATATCCCAACGACGAACCTCCGTCGCTCCTGCCTCATACGTTAACGTCCACAGATGGCTCTCGCACCAGCTCTCGAACTGCACTCCGTGACGGACGACGCGGGGATTTCCCACATCCCCCACAACATCGACGCCGAACAGGCGCTGCTGGGCTCGCTGCTGTTCGACAATGCGGTGTTCGAGAAGCTGAGCGACCAGCTGCAGCCGCGGCATTTCTACGAGCCGTTCCACGCCCGTCTGTTCGCGGCGATCGAAGAATATATCAAGCGCGGTCAGCTGGCCGAGCCGATCATGCTGATGGAGCGCTTCCGCCAGGATGCGGCCTTCAACGAACTGGGCGGCCTGCGCTACCTGGCCGACCTCGTCGACCGGGCCCCGCCGGGGGCCAATGCGCCGGAATATGCGCGGCTGATCTACGACCTGGCCCTGCGCCGCGACCTGATCCGCATCGGCGGCGAGATCGCCGCCGACGCCACCAGCGACCGGCCGGCCCGCGACCAGATCGAATCCGCCGAACAGCAGCTCTACAGCCTGGCCGAAACCGGCGCGACATCGCAGGGCTTCGTGCCGTTCAGCGACGCCCTGCGGGGCGCGGTGGAGATGGCGGCCGAGGCCTTTGGCCGCGATGGAGGCCTGGCCGGCCTTTCGACCGGCCTGATCGACCTGGACCAGAAGCTGGGCGGCCTGCACCCCTCGGACCTGATCATCCTGGCCGCCCGCCCCTCCATGGGCAAAACCGCCCTGGCGGTGAACATCGCCTTCAACGTGGCCCGCAACTACGCCTGGGAGCCGCAGCCCGACGGCGGGCGCAAGACCGTCAATGGCGGCATCGTGGCCTTCTATTCGCTGGAAATGTCCGCCGAGCAGCTGGCCATGCGTATCCTCGCCGACGCTTCAGGTGTCTCCTCGGACCGCCTGCGAAAGGGCGAGATCGACGCCTCGGAGTTCGGCCGGGTGCGCGATGCGGCCTTCGAAATCGGAAGCTCGCCCCTGCATATCGACGCCACCGGCGGCCTGGCGCTGGCCAAGCTCGCCGCCCGCGCACGGCGCCTGAAGCGCCAGGCCGGCCTGGACCTTCTGATCGTCGACTACCTGCAGCTGATCACCCTGGGCGACGCCAGCCTGGCCAACAACCGGGTGCAGGAAGTCAGCCAGATCACCATGGGCCTCAAGGCCCTGGCCAAGGAGCTGTCGGTGCCGATCATCGCGCTGTCGCAGCTGTCGCGCCAGGTCGAGAGCCGCGAGGACAAGCGGCCCCAGCTCTCCGACCTGCGCGAATCCGGCTCGATCGAGCAGGACGCCGACGTGGTCATGTTCATCTATCGAGAGAGCTACTACAAAGGCCGCGCCGAGCCGCGCGAGGGCACGCCCGAGCACCTGGCCTGGCAGGAAGAGATGGACCATATCCGTGGCGTCGCCGAGGTGATCATCGGCAAGCAGCGCCACGGCCCGATCGGCACCGTCAAGCTGCACTACCACGAAGACACCACCCGCTTCGGCAACCTTGCCCGCGAGGGGCGGTTCGATCCGCGGTAGGGCTTGGTCGCAATCACAAACCATCCTCATGCTGAGGTGCTCGCCGCAAAGCGGCGGGCCTCGAAGCACGCAGCGGCAGCGCCAATGCGTCCTTCGAGGCCCGCTTCGCGGGCGCCTCAGGATAAGGAACTACAGTTAAATCTGGTGCTTACCCCGGCTTCTTGAACCGCAGCATGAACTGGTCCGTCTTGCCGCGGATCGAGGCGTCGAACACCAGGGCGGTGTGCGGATCGGCCGGGTTGCGCAGGGCGTCGCTCTCGCCGTCGAGCACGAAGCCGGCGCTCTCCACCTCCTGCTTGACCACCGCTTCGTCGATCCGGTGCAGCTTGTCCGGGTCGCGCAGGCCCGAGCCGGCCTCGGCGGCATGGTCGACGATCACCAGATAGCCGCCCGGTTTGATCGCCGCGAACAGGGCCTTGTCGTAGGCCGGCACGTCCAGCTTCAGCCGGGCCAGGTGCAGATCGTGATAGTTCTGGGCGGTCCAGATGATGTCGACCGGCCCCGCGCTGGCCAGGCCCGGCGGAGTGGCGTCGACCAAGCTGACATTGGCGTAGTGCGGGTCGGCGGCGATCTTGGCCGCCGCTGGCTCGGCGTCCGCCGATTTGGCGGGGGGCGTGGCGGCAAAGACATGGCCGCTAGGGCCCACCGCGACGCTGAAGATGCGGGTGAAGTAGCCGCCGCCCGGGATCAGGTCGACCACTTTGTCGCCGGGCTTGACCTGGGCGAAGGCCATCATCTCCGCCGGCTTGCGCGCCGCGTCGCGGGCGGTGTCGGCCGCCGGCCGGGCGCTGTCGGAGACCGCTGCGGCGTAGGACGAGGCCGGCATGTCGGCGGCCGCCGGAGCGGCCAGGGCCAGGCCGGAAGCGGCCAGGAGCCAAACGAACTTCATCGCGAACCCTCCCGAGGTCGTGTTTGCGAACTGATAGCAGATCGGCCCCATGGCCCACATTAAGGTTGAGCAATGTTCCGCGATGGAGCAGAATCTGCGAATCCGCGGCCGGCTCAGACCGGCGCCTGGAGTGAAGCGTCTCCATGACCACCGCCTCGGAGATCAGGCGGCCCGCCAACGCGGCGGATGTCGATCGCAACATCGCCATGCTGGGCTACGGCCTGCTCTTCTTCGCCATCTTCTTCGCCGGTGCGCCGGCCCTGATCGCCGTCGCGATCGCCTATGCCCGACGGCGGGACGTGAACTGCACCGTCGCCAGCCATCACCGGTTTCAAATCTACATCTTCTGGGTCGGCTTCGCCCTGACGCTTCTGATGGCGCTGTCGGGCCTCGCCGCCCTGCTCTCGATCATCGGCGACCTTCTGGGCGTGGTCAGCCAGGTGCGCTGGAACGGCTGGGACACGGTGCAGACCACCAGCCTGCATGTGGGACGGCCGTTCTTCATCTTCGCCACCGCCGCGGCGGGCCTCGGGGTGGTTACTGGCCTCTGGCTGATGGTCACCGCCGGCTACGGCTTCATTCGGCTTGCATACTCCCACGCGATCCCTCAGACCGCGCGCTGAAGCCCTCGCACTGAAGGTCTGAAGGAGTTCCGCGCATGACCCGCGCCCCGCTCGCGCCCTACCCTGCCCTGCGCCCGCGCCGGCTGCGCCAGGCGCCCTGGATCCGGAGCCTGGTGCGCGAGACCACCCTTTCGCCCAGCGACCTGATCTGGTCGATGGTGGTGCATGACGGG is a genomic window of Phenylobacterium montanum containing:
- the fabG gene encoding 3-oxoacyl-[acyl-carrier-protein] reductase; the protein is MFDLSGKTALVTGATGGIGGAIARAFHAQGAHVVLSGTRAEVLGGLASELGERASVAACNLSDPAAVDGLIGAAEAAGTGQVDILVANAGITKDGLLLRMKDEDWEAVLRVNLESYFRLSRAALKGMMKRRWGRIIGVTSVVGVTGNPGQANYAASKAGMIGFSKSLAQEVASRNVTVNCVAPGFIASPMTDALTDQQKEGIMSKIPAGRLGGGDDVAAACVYLAAASGAYVTGQTLHVNGGMAMV
- a CDS encoding acyl carrier protein, which codes for MSDTLERVRKIVIEHLDADPEKVTEKASFIDDLGADSLDNVELVMAFEEEFDIEIPDDAAEHIQTVGDAVKFIDERLGA
- the fabF gene encoding beta-ketoacyl-ACP synthase II, giving the protein MRRVVVTGLGLITPLGYGVDVSWQAILAGKSGANRISAFDPTDYACKIACEVPRVDGRGGGGPDVPGSFDPDQTMSPKDQRRVDDFILYAMAAADEAVRDANWMPEDEESRERTGVMIGSGIGGLSAIADTAVELEQKGPRRVSPFFIPSALINLASGQVSIRYGFKGPNHAVVTACATGAHAIGDAARLIQWDDADVMIAGGAEAAVCKIGIAGFIACRAMSTSFNDEPEKGSRPYDKDRDGFVMGEGAGVLVLEEYEHAKARGAKIYAEVVGYGLAGDAYHITAPAEDGDGGFRAMKAAIARAGIDASDIDYINAHGTSTPLGDEIELGAVERILGQAAGKVAMSSTKSAIGHLLGAAGAVEAAFTVLAIRDQIAPPTINLDNPSVETAIDLVPHKAKPMKIDIALSNSFGFGGTNASLVLKKVS
- the gmk gene encoding guanylate kinase, with product MSNDRPRQRRGLMLVISSPSGAGKTSLSRRLVADHADLELSISATTRGPRPGEHDGREYHFVDPARFHAMIGEDAFLEWAEVHEHRYGSPRAPVMAALEQGRDVLFDIDWQGAMSIAQAAPADVVRVFILPPSMADLSRRLHARAQDAEDVIQRRLGRAYGEIAMWAEYDYVILNDDFDQAYADLAHIYHAERLKRARNPWLKPLVQKLLDEKLS
- the mltG gene encoding endolytic transglycosylase MltG; the encoded protein is MSGRRPAPKAKRSADLPLLRRLGIAFGSAATTLVVLAVVMLGLGLWLYQGPGPAAAHDGSTTVVLRQGGGISEIAATLRGAGVIRSPAVFIAAAQVSGAAKRLKAGEYEFPTHASLASVIDKIRRGDIVHHMITIPEGLTSEEAVDILMASPVLTGAAPAPAEGTILPETYEVRRGEDRGAVLQRMMDARDTLLRTLWAQRKGNLPVETPEQAVILASIVEKETAVADERPHVAAVFENRLRQHIPLGSDPTVTYGVNPGRPPAREPTKPELDSVTPYNTYHIDGLPPTPICNPGRASLAAVLDPPDSNDLYFVADGTGGHAFASTLEAHNKNVEHWRAIHAQQHAQTKTAGR
- the fabD gene encoding ACP S-malonyltransferase, whose translation is MSLAFLFPGQGSQAVGMGADLAEAFAPARAVFEEVDEALKQSLSKLMREGPIEDLTLTENAQPALMAVSLAVIRTLEQEFGLGIDKAAFVAGHSLGEYSALAAAGAIPLADTARLLKLRGQAMQRAVPVGEGAMASLIGPKTDLALAEAAAAAGAEVGVCVVANDNNVGNVVISGAKTAVDKAIEAAKALGARAIPLNVSAPFHCPLMQPAADEMAAALAEARISAPRAPLVANVLARPTLDAEVIRRLLVEQVTGRVRWRESMEWLAGEGGVTRFAEAGAGKVLTGMAKRIAPDAEALALNAPADLEAFAKSL
- a CDS encoding YicC/YloC family endoribonuclease, producing the protein MAISGMTGFARADGAEGAWSWTVEARSVNGRSLEARFRGPPGFDSLDRAARDAAQARFQRGQINIALQAKRAEGLGAVRVNATQLEAFLALAEPYVRDGRASPPAFDGILALRGVIEASDEGEDAEVRAAVEAAMAASLAEALDGLKVARLEEGAALAPVLAALADKIETLVAQAEGEAKAQPVVLKERFERRMAELLGERADLQERVVQEAAALASRADVREELDRLTSHVAAARTLLATDDPVGRKLDFLTQEFMREANTLCSKSATTALTAVGLELKATIDQLREQVQNVE
- a CDS encoding peroxiredoxin, whose translation is MKKTLLALTLSCALASPAFAALAPGAAAPDFVAPAFLAGKPFDFHLNDALKKGPVVLYFFPAAHTSGCNLEAHLFAEAVDQFKAQGATVIGVTAGNTDQLGAFSAETEHCSGKFPVAADADLKIGKEYDSKLVLRPGWTDRTSYVITPDHKVLFAYSDLKADKHVDETLAAVKAWRAKHPG